The following are encoded in a window of Citrobacter freundii genomic DNA:
- a CDS encoding benzoate/H(+) symporter BenE family transporter: MRTYSLPLPTVLSGFVAVLVGYASSAAIIWQAAIAAGATTGQIAGWMTALGIAMGVSTLALTLWYRAPILTAWSTPGAALLVTGLQGVTIQEAIGVFIVANALIVLCGVTGLFARLMQVIPHSLASAMLAGILLRFGLQAFNSLNNELLLCGSMLLAWLVLKVVAPRYAVIAAMLVGIMIALIKGDVVTNNITLSPVMPEFIAPHFSLAHSISIALPLFLVTMASQNAPGIATMKASGYSLPVSPLIVFTGLLALLFSPFGVYSICIAAITAAICQSPEAHPDAQRRWLAAAAAGVFYLLAGVFGGSVTGLMAALPVSWIQMLAGLALLGTISGSLYQALHQEAERDAAIITFLVTASGLTLLGIGSAFWGLIAGGVCYTVLRLARRT, encoded by the coding sequence ATGCGCACATATTCACTCCCTCTGCCTACCGTACTGTCTGGTTTTGTTGCTGTGCTGGTCGGCTACGCCAGTTCAGCGGCGATTATCTGGCAAGCAGCGATAGCCGCCGGGGCAACTACCGGGCAAATTGCCGGCTGGATGACCGCGCTGGGCATCGCCATGGGCGTCAGTACGCTGGCATTAACGTTATGGTACCGTGCGCCGATATTAACCGCGTGGTCAACGCCCGGTGCAGCGCTGCTGGTCACCGGTCTGCAGGGTGTCACTATTCAGGAGGCAATTGGCGTATTTATTGTCGCCAATGCGCTGATTGTCCTGTGCGGCGTGACAGGATTGTTCGCCCGACTGATGCAAGTCATCCCTCACTCGCTGGCGTCAGCGATGCTGGCTGGGATCCTGCTGCGTTTTGGCCTACAGGCATTTAATAGTTTGAACAACGAGCTGCTCCTGTGCGGCAGCATGCTGCTGGCGTGGTTGGTGCTCAAAGTTGTCGCCCCGCGCTACGCGGTCATTGCTGCGATGTTGGTGGGAATAATGATTGCTTTGATAAAAGGTGACGTTGTCACTAACAACATCACTCTCTCACCGGTGATGCCGGAATTTATCGCCCCCCATTTTTCCCTCGCCCACAGCATCAGTATTGCTTTGCCGCTGTTTCTGGTCACCATGGCCTCGCAAAATGCCCCCGGCATTGCCACCATGAAGGCCTCCGGCTATTCATTACCCGTTTCGCCGTTGATCGTATTCACCGGCCTGCTGGCGCTGTTGTTTTCCCCGTTTGGCGTCTACTCCATCTGTATTGCCGCCATCACCGCCGCGATATGCCAAAGCCCGGAAGCGCACCCGGACGCCCAGCGACGCTGGTTAGCGGCCGCTGCCGCGGGGGTTTTCTATCTGCTGGCAGGCGTATTCGGCGGTTCAGTGACCGGGTTAATGGCGGCCCTGCCGGTGAGCTGGATCCAGATGCTGGCCGGTCTGGCGCTGCTGGGGACGATTAGCGGCAGCCTGTATCAGGCGCTGCATCAAGAAGCCGAGCGTGACGCGGCGATAATCACCTTTCTGGTCACCGCCAGTGGTTTGACGCTGCTGGGGATTGGATCTGCATTTTGGGGATTAATTGCCGGAGGGGTGTGCTACACGGTGCTGAGATTAGCGCGCCGCACGTAG
- a CDS encoding DUF3313 domain-containing protein: MRTQTLFKVAVLTGLLALSGCASKVTQPEKYSGFLKDYSGLKETKSATGQPVLRWVDPSFNESKYDNIVYNPITYYPVPKPTTQVGQQVLDRLLSYTNTQMKTSIGKRKPLVTTPGPRTLIFRGAITGVDTSKEGLQFYEVVPVALVVAGTQMATGHRTMDTHLYFEGELIDAATNKPVIKVVRKGEGKDLNNESTPMAFETLKKVVDDMATDASMFDVNKKQ, translated from the coding sequence ATGCGTACTCAAACTTTATTTAAAGTTGCAGTGCTTACTGGCCTGTTGGCATTATCTGGCTGTGCATCAAAAGTGACTCAGCCGGAGAAATACTCTGGGTTTTTAAAAGACTATTCTGGCCTGAAGGAAACTAAATCAGCAACGGGGCAACCGGTGCTTCGTTGGGTTGACCCTAGCTTTAATGAATCTAAATACGACAATATCGTTTATAACCCGATTACGTATTATCCGGTTCCTAAACCAACCACTCAGGTTGGACAACAAGTTCTTGATAGGCTGCTGAGCTATACCAATACTCAAATGAAAACCTCCATTGGTAAGCGTAAGCCGCTGGTGACAACGCCTGGCCCACGTACTCTGATTTTCCGCGGGGCGATCACCGGTGTTGATACCAGTAAAGAAGGGCTGCAATTCTATGAAGTGGTTCCGGTTGCACTGGTTGTTGCCGGAACACAAATGGCAACAGGGCATCGTACCATGGATACCCACCTCTATTTCGAGGGTGAGTTGATCGATGCGGCAACCAATAAGCCGGTAATTAAAGTTGTCCGTAAGGGCGAAGGCAAAGATCTGAATAACGAGAGTACGCCGATGGCGTTCGAAACGTTGAAGAAAGTTGTTGATGACATGGCGACCGATGCCTCCATGTTTGACGTAAATAAAAAGCAATAA
- a CDS encoding peptidase U32 family protein encodes MPQQPHRLELLSPARDTAIAREAILHGADAVYIGGPGFGARHNASNSLKDIAELVPFAHRYGAKIFVTLNTILHDDELEPAQRLITDLYQTGVDALIVQDMGILELDIPPIELHASTQCDIRSVEKAKFLGDVGFTQIVLARELSLEQISAIHQATDATLEFFIHGALCVAYSGQCYISHAQTGRSANRGDCSQACRLPYTLKDDQGRVVSYEKHLLSMKDNDQTANLGALIDAGVRSFKIEGRYKDMSYVKNITAHYRQMLDAIIEQRGDLARASAGRTEHFFTPSTDKTFHRGSTDYFVTARKGDIGAFDSPKFIGLPVGEVLKVGKDHLDVEVTEPLANGDGLNVLIKRDVVGFRANTVEKTGNNRYRVWPNEMPADLHKVRPHHPLNRNLDHNWQQALTKTSSERRVAVDIELGGWQEQLILTLTSEEGVSITHTLDGQFEEANNAEKALSNLQEGLAKLGQTLYYARDIQVNLPGALFVPNGQLNQLRRDAVEMLDAARLASYQRGRRKPVADPAPVYPQTHLSFLANVYNHKARAFYHRYGVQLIDAAYEAHEEKGEVPVMITKHCLRFAFNLCPKQAKGNIKSWKATPMQLVNGDDVLTLKFDCRPCEMHVIGKMKHHILKMPLPGSIVASVSPDELMKTLPKRKG; translated from the coding sequence ATGCCTCAGCAACCTCATCGTCTTGAATTGTTAAGCCCGGCCCGTGACACCGCGATTGCGCGCGAAGCCATTTTGCACGGCGCAGATGCCGTTTACATTGGTGGACCGGGGTTTGGTGCACGTCATAATGCCAGTAACAGCCTGAAGGATATTGCTGAACTGGTGCCTTTCGCCCATCGCTATGGGGCAAAAATCTTTGTGACGTTGAACACGATTTTACACGATGATGAGCTGGAACCCGCTCAGCGGTTGATTACCGACCTGTATCAGACCGGCGTTGATGCCCTGATTGTACAGGATATGGGGATTCTGGAGCTGGATATTCCGCCCATTGAGCTGCATGCCAGCACCCAGTGTGATATTCGCAGCGTCGAGAAGGCTAAGTTTCTCGGTGATGTTGGGTTTACCCAGATTGTACTGGCGCGCGAGCTGAGTCTGGAACAGATTAGCGCCATCCATCAGGCTACCGACGCGACCCTTGAGTTTTTTATTCACGGTGCGTTGTGTGTGGCGTATTCCGGCCAATGCTATATTTCCCACGCCCAGACCGGGCGCAGCGCTAACCGTGGTGACTGCTCTCAGGCTTGTCGCCTGCCGTATACCCTGAAAGACGATCAGGGGCGGGTGGTGTCATACGAAAAACACCTGCTGTCGATGAAAGATAACGATCAGACCGCTAATCTGGGCGCGTTGATCGACGCAGGCGTGCGGTCCTTCAAAATTGAAGGCCGCTACAAAGACATGAGCTACGTGAAAAATATCACCGCCCATTATCGCCAGATGCTGGATGCGATTATCGAACAACGCGGTGATTTGGCCCGTGCCTCAGCCGGTCGTACAGAACATTTCTTTACCCCCTCCACGGACAAAACGTTCCACCGTGGCAGCACTGATTACTTTGTCACCGCCCGCAAAGGGGATATCGGTGCATTCGACTCGCCGAAATTTATCGGCTTGCCGGTAGGCGAAGTGCTGAAGGTGGGAAAAGATCACCTTGATGTTGAAGTGACGGAACCGCTGGCTAACGGCGATGGTCTGAACGTGTTGATCAAACGCGATGTGGTTGGATTTCGCGCCAATACCGTCGAGAAAACGGGGAACAACCGCTATCGGGTCTGGCCGAATGAAATGCCGGCCGATCTGCATAAAGTGCGTCCGCATCATCCGTTGAATCGTAACCTCGATCATAACTGGCAGCAGGCGTTGACCAAAACGTCCAGCGAACGTCGCGTGGCGGTCGATATTGAACTGGGCGGCTGGCAGGAACAGCTGATCCTGACGCTCACCAGCGAAGAGGGCGTGAGCATCACCCACACGCTGGACGGCCAGTTTGAGGAAGCGAACAACGCGGAAAAAGCGCTGAGCAATTTGCAGGAGGGGCTGGCAAAGCTTGGGCAGACGCTGTATTACGCCCGTGATATTCAGGTGAATCTGCCGGGCGCACTGTTTGTGCCGAACGGTCAGCTTAATCAACTGCGTCGTGACGCCGTTGAAATGCTGGACGCAGCGCGACTGGCCAGTTACCAGCGTGGCCGCCGCAAACCGGTAGCCGACCCGGCCCCGGTTTACCCGCAAACGCATCTGAGTTTTCTGGCAAACGTCTATAACCATAAAGCGCGCGCGTTTTATCACCGTTATGGTGTTCAGCTGATTGATGCTGCTTATGAAGCGCATGAGGAAAAAGGCGAGGTGCCGGTGATGATCACCAAGCACTGCCTGCGTTTTGCCTTTAATCTGTGCCCAAAACAGGCCAAAGGTAACATCAAAAGCTGGAAAGCGACGCCAATGCAGTTGGTCAACGGTGACGATGTGCTGACGCTGAAATTTGATTGCCGACCGTGCGAAATGCACGTCATCGGCAAGATGAAACATCACATTCTGAAAATGCCGTTGCCGGGCAGCATCGTGGCTTCCGTCAGTCCGGATGAACTGATGAAAACGCTGCCGAAGCGTAAAGGCTAA
- the cydB gene encoding cytochrome d ubiquinol oxidase subunit II yields the protein MGIDLSVIWFVIIVFATLMYIVMDGFDLGIGILFPAIQDPDDRDVMVNSVAPVWDGNETWLVLGGAGLFGAFPLAYAVIVDALTIPLTLMLIGLIFRGVAFEFRFKATPAHRPFWDKAFICGSILATFTQGVVVGAVLNGFSVSGRSYSGGPFDWLTPFTLFCGVGLVVAYALLGATWLVMKSENPLQDKMRNAAKKLLLALLVVIAIISLWTPLAHSAIADRWFSLPNLWFLMPVPLLVALISLWLWRSLGQQHSHALAFILTLGLIFLGFSGLGISIWPHIIPPSITLWQAVAPPQSQGFMLVGALLIIPIILVYTFWSYYVFRGKVQPGEGYH from the coding sequence ATGGGTATTGATTTATCAGTTATCTGGTTCGTTATCATCGTGTTCGCCACGCTGATGTATATCGTGATGGATGGTTTCGACCTTGGGATTGGCATTTTATTTCCGGCCATTCAGGACCCCGACGATCGCGATGTGATGGTCAACAGCGTCGCGCCGGTCTGGGACGGCAATGAAACCTGGCTGGTGCTGGGGGGCGCAGGCTTGTTTGGTGCCTTTCCGCTGGCCTACGCGGTGATCGTCGATGCGCTGACCATCCCCTTAACCCTGATGCTAATCGGCCTGATTTTTCGCGGTGTGGCCTTTGAGTTTCGTTTCAAAGCAACGCCCGCACACCGGCCATTCTGGGATAAAGCGTTTATATGCGGTTCAATCCTCGCCACCTTTACCCAGGGCGTTGTCGTCGGTGCGGTGCTTAATGGATTCTCAGTCAGCGGACGCAGCTACAGCGGCGGACCTTTCGACTGGCTCACCCCTTTCACACTGTTTTGCGGCGTGGGCCTGGTAGTGGCCTATGCGCTGCTGGGTGCGACATGGCTGGTGATGAAAAGCGAAAATCCACTACAGGATAAAATGCGCAACGCCGCCAAAAAACTGCTGCTGGCGTTGCTGGTCGTCATTGCCATTATCAGCCTGTGGACACCGCTGGCGCACAGCGCCATTGCCGATCGCTGGTTTAGCCTGCCAAACCTGTGGTTCCTGATGCCGGTTCCACTCCTGGTCGCGCTGATCAGTCTGTGGTTGTGGCGTTCGCTGGGCCAGCAGCACAGCCATGCACTGGCGTTTATCCTGACGCTGGGGCTAATTTTCCTCGGTTTCAGCGGACTGGGGATCAGCATCTGGCCGCATATCATTCCACCGTCCATCACCCTCTGGCAGGCGGTAGCCCCGCCACAAAGTCAGGGCTTTATGCTGGTAGGTGCCTTATTGATCATCCCAATAATTCTCGTCTACACCTTCTGGAGCTATTACGTTTTTCGCGGCAAAGTTCAACCTGGTGAGGGGTATCATTGA
- a CDS encoding helix-turn-helix domain-containing protein, with product MDNVTHYLATTLRALRQQREWSLARLAQETGVSKAMLGQIERNESSPTVATLWKIATGLNVPFSSFITPPEAESTPAFDPQQQAMIVTPLFPWDPQLCFDHFSILLAPGALSESTPHETGVIEHVVVINGLLDMDIDGRWRTLKTGEGVRFAGDTAHSYRNSSELPVHFHSLIHYPRS from the coding sequence ATGGACAATGTTACCCACTATCTGGCGACCACGCTCAGGGCGTTACGTCAGCAGCGGGAATGGAGCCTTGCACGTCTGGCGCAGGAGACCGGCGTGTCAAAAGCCATGCTGGGGCAGATTGAGCGCAACGAATCCAGCCCAACGGTGGCGACATTATGGAAAATCGCCACCGGACTGAACGTTCCCTTTTCGAGCTTTATCACGCCGCCGGAAGCGGAGAGCACGCCCGCATTCGACCCGCAGCAGCAGGCGATGATCGTCACGCCGTTGTTCCCGTGGGATCCACAGCTCTGCTTTGACCATTTTTCGATACTGCTGGCACCGGGAGCGCTTAGCGAATCTACCCCGCATGAGACCGGCGTTATTGAACATGTGGTGGTGATTAATGGCCTGCTGGATATGGACATTGACGGCAGATGGCGAACGTTAAAAACCGGTGAGGGAGTGCGTTTTGCCGGGGATACCGCACACAGTTATCGGAACAGCAGTGAACTGCCGGTTCACTTTCATTCGCTCATCCATTACCCACGGAGTTAA
- a CDS encoding DUF2474 domain-containing protein, translated as MQQSIWKRLMWLVILWGGSVLALAAVGMVFRVLMTAAGFKS; from the coding sequence ATGCAACAATCAATCTGGAAACGCCTGATGTGGCTGGTGATCCTGTGGGGCGGCAGCGTGCTGGCCCTGGCCGCTGTTGGCATGGTCTTCCGTGTGCTGATGACGGCAGCAGGTTTTAAGTCCTGA
- the tehB gene encoding tellurite resistance methyltransferase TehB, translating into MTRCDENYFTEKYDLTRTHSDVVEAAKIVTPGKTLDLGCGNGRNSLYLAANGYDVTAWDKNPMSIANLERIKDAEGLTNLHAEVADLNALRFDGEYDFILSTVVMMFLEAKTIPGLIENMQRCTKPGGYNLIVAAMDTDDFPCTVGFPFAFKAGELRRYYTGWDLLKYNEDVGELHRTDENGNRIKLRFATMLARKAG; encoded by the coding sequence ATGACCCGTTGTGACGAAAACTACTTTACTGAGAAATATGATTTAACCCGCACGCATTCCGATGTTGTCGAGGCGGCAAAAATTGTTACGCCAGGCAAAACATTAGATTTAGGCTGTGGGAATGGTCGTAATAGCCTGTACCTGGCGGCTAACGGTTATGACGTGACGGCGTGGGATAAAAACCCAATGAGCATTGCCAACCTTGAGCGCATTAAAGACGCGGAAGGGCTGACCAATCTGCACGCTGAGGTAGCGGACCTCAATGCGTTACGCTTTGACGGTGAATATGATTTTATTCTTTCCACCGTGGTGATGATGTTCCTCGAAGCAAAAACTATCCCGGGCTTGATTGAAAATATGCAACGCTGCACCAAACCAGGTGGATATAACCTGATCGTCGCGGCAATGGATACCGATGATTTTCCGTGCACCGTTGGGTTCCCGTTTGCGTTTAAAGCCGGAGAATTACGCCGCTATTACACCGGATGGGATCTGCTGAAATATAACGAAGATGTGGGTGAACTTCATCGTACGGATGAGAACGGCAACCGTATTAAACTGCGCTTTGCAACAATGTTGGCGCGTAAAGCTGGTTAA
- the tehA gene encoding dicarboxylate transporter/tellurite-resistance protein TehA, giving the protein MSNNKYSERVLNLPAGYFGMVLGTIGMGFAWRYASQIWPVSHWIGDGLVILAMVIWGLLTLAFMTRLVRFPHSVLAEIRHPVMSSFVSLFPATTMLVAIGFVPWCRPLAVVLFGIGVVIQLSYAAWQTAGLWRGSHPEEATTPGLYLPTVANNFISAMACGALGYTDAGLVFLGAGVFSWLSLEPVILQRLRSSGELPAVLRTSLGIQLAPALVACSAWLSVNGGEGDTLAKMLFGYGLLQLLFMLRLMPWYLSQPFNASFWSFSFGVSALATTGLHLGHGSESGFFHTLAIPLFIFTNFIIALLLIRTFALLMQGKLLIRTERAALLKSEDK; this is encoded by the coding sequence ATGAGTAATAACAAATACAGTGAGCGAGTTCTTAATCTTCCGGCCGGTTATTTTGGCATGGTACTGGGAACCATCGGGATGGGTTTTGCCTGGCGATATGCCAGTCAGATATGGCCGGTGAGTCACTGGATAGGTGACGGTCTGGTGATCCTCGCGATGGTCATCTGGGGGCTGTTGACGCTGGCATTTATGACCCGTCTGGTGCGTTTTCCCCACAGCGTGCTGGCGGAAATACGCCACCCGGTGATGAGCAGCTTTGTCAGTCTTTTCCCTGCCACCACCATGCTGGTGGCGATTGGTTTTGTTCCCTGGTGCCGGCCCTTAGCCGTGGTCTTGTTTGGTATTGGGGTGGTGATCCAGCTGTCGTACGCAGCCTGGCAAACGGCAGGGCTGTGGCGGGGTTCTCATCCGGAAGAAGCTACCACGCCGGGTTTGTATCTGCCGACCGTGGCCAATAACTTTATCAGCGCCATGGCCTGCGGCGCGCTTGGTTACACTGATGCCGGGCTGGTGTTTCTCGGGGCGGGCGTCTTTTCATGGTTAAGTCTTGAGCCGGTTATTCTGCAGCGTTTACGCAGTTCTGGTGAACTGCCGGCGGTATTACGTACCTCGCTGGGTATTCAACTGGCTCCGGCGCTGGTGGCCTGTAGTGCCTGGCTCAGCGTCAACGGTGGCGAAGGCGATACGCTGGCAAAAATGTTGTTCGGCTATGGCCTGCTGCAACTGCTGTTCATGTTGCGTCTCATGCCGTGGTATCTGTCTCAGCCGTTTAATGCATCATTCTGGAGCTTCTCGTTCGGCGTCTCGGCGCTGGCAACGACGGGGCTGCATTTAGGCCACGGCAGCGAGTCAGGTTTTTTTCATACGCTGGCGATCCCGCTGTTTATTTTTACCAATTTTATCATTGCGCTATTACTGATACGCACGTTTGCATTGCTGATGCAGGGAAAACTGCTTATTCGCACGGAGCGTGCAGCATTACTGAAATCTGAGGATAAATAA
- the ydcK gene encoding YdcK family protein, with protein sequence MTKYRLSDEPRSFSYQDNGHKKNVLLHQVIALTDFNDVQAGTPGGWIDDESVLAQNGDCWIYDENAIAFAGAVISGNARITRASVIREGTQVGDNAWIDQAEISHGAEIRDNVTVKDSTVRGECLLSGEARVLSGSEIIAAKGLTRESDQILHIYDRATVSNSRVVHQAQIYGDAVVNYAFIEHRAEVFDFARIEGNEENNVWICDCAKVYGHARVTSGTDEDAIPTLRYSSQVAEHAVIEGNCVLKHHVLVGGHARLRGGPILLDDRILIEGHACIQGEVLIEHHIEVTGQACIEAFEGDAIHLRGPKVINGEQRITRTPLAGLF encoded by the coding sequence ATGACCAAATACCGTCTGAGCGATGAGCCACGTTCCTTCAGTTATCAGGATAATGGCCACAAAAAAAACGTATTGCTACACCAGGTCATCGCCCTCACCGACTTTAATGATGTGCAAGCCGGTACGCCAGGCGGCTGGATTGACGACGAAAGCGTGCTGGCGCAAAACGGTGATTGCTGGATTTACGATGAGAATGCCATCGCCTTTGCCGGGGCGGTTATCTCCGGCAACGCCCGCATTACCCGTGCAAGCGTGATCAGAGAGGGGACGCAAGTTGGCGATAACGCATGGATTGACCAGGCAGAAATCAGCCATGGCGCAGAAATACGTGACAACGTCACGGTCAAAGATTCGACTGTCCGTGGGGAATGCCTCCTTTCCGGTGAGGCTCGCGTGTTGAGTGGTTCAGAAATCATTGCCGCCAAAGGATTAACCCGTGAAAGCGACCAGATTTTGCACATTTATGACCGCGCAACCGTCAGCAACTCGCGCGTTGTGCATCAGGCGCAAATCTATGGCGACGCTGTCGTCAATTATGCCTTTATCGAACACCGCGCCGAAGTTTTTGATTTTGCGCGAATAGAAGGCAATGAAGAAAATAACGTCTGGATCTGCGATTGCGCGAAAGTTTACGGCCATGCTCGGGTTACCTCCGGAACTGATGAAGATGCCATTCCTACCCTGCGCTACAGCTCACAGGTGGCGGAGCACGCCGTGATCGAGGGTAACTGCGTCCTGAAGCATCACGTGCTGGTTGGGGGGCATGCGCGCCTACGCGGTGGCCCAATCCTGCTTGACGATCGCATTCTCATTGAAGGCCACGCCTGTATCCAGGGCGAAGTGCTGATCGAACATCACATTGAGGTTACCGGCCAGGCTTGCATCGAGGCCTTTGAAGGCGACGCAATTCATCTGCGCGGCCCGAAAGTGATCAACGGCGAGCAACGTATTACCCGCACGCCTCTGGCAGGCTTATTCTGA
- a CDS encoding cytochrome ubiquinol oxidase subunit I produces MFGLDAFHLARIQFAFTVSFHIIFPAITIGLASYLAVLEGLWLKTKNPTWRSLYHFWSKIFAVNFGMGVVSGLVMAYQFGTNWSGFSEFAGSITGPLLTYEVLTAFFLEAGFLGVMLFGWQRVGPGLHFFATCMVALGTIISTFWILASNSWMQTPQGYEIINGQVVPVDWFAVIFNPSFPYRLLHMSVAAFLSSALFVAASAAWHLLRGNNTPAIRAMFSMALWMMLIVAPLQALIGDMHGLNTLKHQPAKIAAIEGHWENVPGEPTPLLLFGWPDMEQERTRYGLAIPALGSLILTHSLDKQVPALKEFPKEDRPNSTMVFWSFRIMAGLGMLMILLGTFALWLRYKQRLYTSRPFLRFALWMGPSGLIAILAGWVTTEVGRQPWVVYGLQRTADAVSAHGDLHMSISLMAFFVVYSSVFGVGYSYMIRLIRKGPQEDDPTSPPTGTPARPLSAAVLDSQPEAHR; encoded by the coding sequence ATGTTCGGTCTTGACGCGTTTCACCTGGCGCGCATCCAGTTCGCGTTTACGGTGTCGTTTCACATCATCTTTCCGGCCATTACTATCGGTCTTGCCAGCTATCTGGCGGTGCTTGAAGGTCTGTGGCTGAAAACCAAAAATCCCACCTGGCGTTCGCTGTATCATTTCTGGTCTAAAATATTCGCCGTCAACTTTGGTATGGGCGTGGTTTCGGGCCTGGTAATGGCCTACCAGTTCGGTACCAACTGGAGCGGTTTTTCCGAGTTCGCCGGGAGTATCACCGGGCCGCTGCTGACCTATGAAGTACTGACCGCCTTCTTCCTCGAGGCAGGATTCCTTGGCGTGATGCTGTTTGGCTGGCAGCGCGTGGGTCCAGGTCTGCACTTCTTCGCCACCTGTATGGTCGCGCTGGGCACCATTATTTCAACTTTCTGGATCCTCGCCTCCAACAGCTGGATGCAAACACCGCAGGGTTACGAAATTATCAACGGACAAGTCGTGCCGGTGGACTGGTTTGCCGTCATCTTCAATCCGTCCTTCCCCTATCGTCTACTGCATATGTCCGTCGCCGCCTTCCTGAGCAGCGCCCTGTTTGTCGCGGCGTCGGCGGCCTGGCATCTATTACGTGGAAATAATACGCCGGCAATTCGTGCCATGTTTTCAATGGCCCTGTGGATGATGCTGATCGTCGCCCCGTTACAGGCGTTGATTGGCGATATGCATGGACTTAATACCCTGAAGCATCAACCCGCCAAGATTGCCGCCATTGAAGGTCACTGGGAAAACGTGCCCGGTGAACCGACCCCGCTGTTGCTGTTCGGCTGGCCGGATATGGAACAGGAGCGCACCCGCTACGGACTGGCAATACCCGCGCTGGGCAGCCTGATTTTGACCCACAGTCTGGATAAACAAGTTCCGGCTCTGAAAGAATTTCCGAAAGAAGATCGTCCTAACTCCACCATGGTGTTCTGGTCATTTCGCATTATGGCGGGGCTGGGGATGTTGATGATCTTGCTCGGCACATTTGCCCTGTGGCTGCGCTACAAACAACGCCTGTATACCTCGCGTCCTTTCCTGCGCTTCGCACTATGGATGGGACCCTCCGGTCTGATTGCCATTCTGGCCGGATGGGTGACCACCGAAGTTGGTCGTCAGCCGTGGGTTGTTTACGGCCTGCAACGGACGGCGGATGCGGTTTCCGCACATGGCGATTTGCACATGAGCATCAGCCTGATGGCCTTCTTTGTGGTTTACAGTTCGGTCTTCGGTGTGGGCTACAGCTACATGATCCGCCTGATCCGTAAAGGACCGCAGGAAGATGACCCGACGAGTCCGCCAACGGGTACTCCTGCACGACCGCTTTCCGCTGCGGTCCTCGATTCTCAACCGGAGGCACATCGCTAA
- a CDS encoding helix-turn-helix domain-containing protein: MPQPYDAFENLRKHNAVLHESVALHSGIQLAAWSNKRDTITQYCDHHTLSLYVADGYESYHKTAGGWKNGGGPDRFCLMPKESESSWDIRDDLSFVHLYCTDAHLREVGEKVWDKSPYSVTLDEHTFGSDPGITAVYRQFLLGNDWQQPANHLTLSAASSLLLTHLIQHYSNVQWRPPVVTGGLAPVTLRNVLAYIDAHLAYPITLSDLAGEAALSDFHFARMFRQSMNMAPHQYVMQRRMALAQQLVCYSSRSLSDIAMACGFSSASHFSNRFKQVTGKTPSQLRAAR; the protein is encoded by the coding sequence ATGCCTCAGCCCTACGATGCCTTTGAAAACTTACGCAAACATAATGCCGTGCTGCATGAATCGGTTGCGTTACATTCTGGGATCCAGCTGGCGGCGTGGTCGAACAAACGCGATACCATCACCCAATATTGCGATCACCATACGCTCAGTTTGTATGTGGCAGATGGCTATGAGAGTTACCACAAAACGGCGGGCGGCTGGAAGAACGGCGGTGGCCCGGACCGCTTCTGCCTGATGCCCAAAGAGAGTGAATCCAGTTGGGATATCCGCGACGATCTGTCGTTTGTGCATCTCTACTGCACCGACGCGCATTTGCGTGAGGTGGGGGAGAAAGTCTGGGATAAGAGCCCTTATAGCGTCACGCTGGACGAACATACTTTCGGCAGCGATCCGGGGATCACCGCTGTGTACCGCCAGTTTCTGCTTGGTAATGACTGGCAACAGCCTGCTAACCATCTCACGCTGAGCGCCGCATCTTCGCTGTTATTAACGCACCTGATCCAGCATTACAGTAACGTACAATGGCGACCGCCGGTGGTGACGGGCGGACTCGCGCCCGTCACCTTGCGTAATGTGCTGGCCTATATCGACGCGCATTTGGCGTACCCCATCACCCTGAGCGATTTGGCAGGTGAAGCGGCGTTGAGCGATTTTCACTTTGCCCGAATGTTCCGCCAGTCGATGAACATGGCGCCCCATCAGTATGTCATGCAGCGCCGTATGGCGCTGGCGCAGCAGCTGGTTTGTTACTCTTCCCGCAGCTTGTCTGATATCGCGATGGCCTGCGGGTTTAGCTCCGCCAGCCACTTCAGCAACCGTTTTAAGCAGGTGACGGGCAAAACGCCCTCGCAGCTACGTGCGGCGCGCTAA
- a CDS encoding DUF2554 family protein yields the protein MFKKGLTVLLLSSALFSGQLFATNQGHEYLQVQDADHLLRHTADSDELRMTAEESAADLREHHHWQKSRKPDTHQS from the coding sequence ATGTTTAAGAAAGGGTTAACAGTGTTATTGCTGAGCAGTGCGCTTTTTTCTGGCCAGCTTTTCGCTACTAATCAGGGACATGAATATCTTCAGGTGCAGGATGCCGATCACTTATTACGTCACACGGCTGACAGCGATGAACTGCGTATGACGGCGGAAGAATCCGCCGCCGATCTCCGCGAACACCATCACTGGCAAAAATCACGCAAACCCGATACCCATCAAAGTTAA